A genomic stretch from Phycisphaerae bacterium includes:
- a CDS encoding DUF3185 domain-containing protein yields MRNSTLVVMGAILAVLGAVALSWQKISYTTRETVVDVGPLKVTADSEKDLPLSPIFGGIALAGGVIMIAVGARKP; encoded by the coding sequence ATGCGCAATTCAACTCTTGTCGTCATGGGTGCCATCCTTGCCGTCCTCGGCGCGGTGGCCCTCAGTTGGCAGAAAATCAGTTACACGACTCGCGAGACGGTGGTGGATGTCGGGCCGCTCAAGGTGACGGCGGACAGCGAGAAGGACCTGCCACTGTCGCCGATCTTCGGTGGCATCGCACTCGCCGGTGGTGTGATCATGATCGCAGTGGGAGCCCGAAAGCCGTGA